In the genome of Mogibacterium neglectum, the window ATTAATTTTCATCGTTCAATGAAAACTGCGTGAGATTTTCTCACCTATATCATCTTATTCTACCACATTAACGGTAATCGCGCTGTCCAAAAATTGAACTTCCTACTCTTACAATCGTAGACCCTTCCTCAATAGCAATTTCAAAGTCCGCAGACATTCCCATTGATAGTGTGTCTATATATGCACGCTCTTTAGGGAAGTCGAGTTTCTTGAGTTCTTCAAAAATTCCTTTCGTCTCCTTAAAGTATCTACGGGAATCCTCCGGATTATCCGCCATAGGAGGAATACACATAATACCGCGAACCCGCACAGAATCACATTCAGCCACAATACACTCTATAAGCTCCTGTACATCTCCCTTAGGGATTCCTGTTTTTGACTCCTCCTCAGCAAGGTTAATCTCAATCAGAACATCCATTACAAGACTTGCAGCTGCTGCCCTCTTGTTAATCTCCCTTGCAAGCTTAAGCGAATCAACAGAATGAATCATAATTACCTTATCAATTATCTGCCTAACCTTGTTAGTCTGTAGATGTCCAATGAGATGCCACCTCTCCGGATGGACTTCATCATACTTGCTCAGCAGTTCCTGAACCTTGTTTTCACCAAAGTCAGTAGCCCCTGCATCGATCGCTTCCTTTAGTTCAGCCGGCTCATGCTTCTTCGTAACAGCCATGAGAATTACATCTTCTGGACTTCGTCCCGAGCGCTTTGCAGCAGCATCCTTACGCTTCAATATTTCTAAATAATTGTCCCGAATACTCATTATTTGCTAACATCCTTTGCATTTTTTATATCGCGCCTGCTCGGCGATTTAACAACTTCGTCATAAGTGCTAATCGTCTTGACATAATTGCCTTTGCTATCCATGTATATGTCTTCATATACGGCAGCCTTCTCACCATTATTAGCCTTGATACTAATCGCCTTGAATTTCAGCCTCCCGATTTTATCCTTAGTGATGATGCCTTTTTTGCCATCTTTCTTGACAATGCTTTTAGTCAAAATCACTACACCATCTGAGCTTGATGCAGTAACATTAGCTTTCTCAAATCTACCTGTAGT includes:
- a CDS encoding YggS family pyridoxal phosphate-dependent enzyme; translated protein: MSIRDNYLEILKRKDAAAKRSGRSPEDVILMAVTKKHEPAELKEAIDAGATDFGENKVQELLSKYDEVHPERWHLIGHLQTNKVRQIIDKVIMIHSVDSLKLAREINKRAAAASLVMDVLIEINLAEEESKTGIPKGDVQELIECIVAECDSVRVRGIMCIPPMADNPEDSRRYFKETKGIFEELKKLDFPKERAYIDTLSMGMSADFEIAIEEGSTIVRVGSSIFGQRDYR